The genomic window GGAAGGCCGGGTCGTCCCAGCGGCGCGCGATCCACGCCGCGTAGTGGATCAGGCGCAGCGTGCGCAGCGCCTCGACCAGGTGCAGCTCGCGCCGGTCGAACTCGCAGAAATCCTCGTAGCCGGCGAGCACATCCTGCAGCTGCGCCTGCATCTCCAGCCGCTCGCCGGAGAGCAGCATCCACAGGTCCTGCACCGCCGGTCCCATGCGGCTGTCGTCGAAGTCGACGAAATGCGGGCCGTCGTCGGTCCACAGCACGTTGCCGAGGTGGCAGTCGCCGTGCAGGCGCAGCGTCGTCACGTCGCCGGCGCGGGCGAAGGCGTGGCGCACGCCGTCGAGCGCGATGTCGATGGTGCCCTTCCACGCGGCGAACAGCTCCGGCGGCAGCGCGCCGTGCTCGACCAGCCAGTCGCGCGGCTCCTCGCCGAAGCTGGCGATGTCCAGCGCCGGCCGCGCGGCGAAGGCGCGGCGCCGGCCGACGACATGGATGCGGCCGAGGAAGCGGCCCATCCACTCGCGCGTCGCGGCGTCGCCGAGTTCCGGCGCGCGGCCGCCGCGGCGCGGGAAGAGCGCCAGCCGGAAGGGGCCGTGGTGGGCCAGCGTCGAGCCGTCGGCGAAGGGCAGCGGCGGCACGACGGGAATCTCCTCGGCGGCGAGTTCGGCGAGAAAGGCGTGCTCCTCGAGGATCGCCGCGTCCGGCCAGCGGCCGGGGCGGTAGAACTTGGCGATCAGCGGCGGGCCGTCCTCGATGCCGACCTGGTAGACACGGTTCTCGAAGCTGTTCAGCGCCAGCAGGCGGCCGTCCGGCGCGAGGCCGGCAGCCTCGATCGCGTCGAGCACGCGGTCCGGGGTGAGGGTGGCGTAGGGATGTTCCATGGTCGGCGGATGTTAACACCGCCGGCCGCCCGGCGGCCGAAGCGTTTTCGTTCCGGGCGCCGGCGCAGGCAGGTAAACTGCCGGCCATGCCGACTTTCGAACTTCTTTCCATCGCCGTGCTCGGGTTGCTCTGCTGGTTCTGGCTGGACAGCCTGAAGGCCCGCGAGGCGGGCATCCGCGAGGCGCGTGCCGCCTGCGCCGAGGAGGACCTGCAGCTGCTCGACGACACCGTCGCCGGCCGCGGGCTGCGGCTCGCGCGCGACGACGCCGGCCGGCTGCGGCTGCAGCGCACCTATGCCTTCGAATACAGCGACACCGGCGACAACCGTCGCCAGGGCAGCGTCACGCTGCTCGGGCACGACGTGGTGATGGTGCGCCTGCGCGCGCAGCTGACCCTGGTCGGGGAGGGGCGTCATGAACAGCATTGAGGCGCTGCGCGAGGCGCTGCTGCGCTTTCGCGACGAGCGCGACTGGCAGCAGTTCCATTCGCTGCGGAACCTGATCGTCTCGCTCAACCTGGAGGCGGGCGAGCTGCTCGAGCTGCTGCAGTGGAAGAGCGACGCCGAGATCGCCGCGCTGCCGGCCGATGCGGCCGGGCGCGAGGCGCTCGCCGACGAATGCGCCGACGTCTTCCTCTACCTGTTGCTGATCGCCGACACGGCCGGCATCGACCTGCTCGACGCGGCGGCGGCGAAGCTCGCGAAGAACGGCGAGAAATACCCGGTCGAGAAGGCCTTCGGCTCGCGCGCGAAGTACGACCGGCTGTAGGGCGGCCCCGCGGGCGCGGGGGCGGTGCGTCGCGCCCCGCTCGGGCGCCCCCAAGCGGACTTCCTCGCGGGGTGCTGCGCACCCCGGCTCAGGCGCCCCCCGAGAGGACTTCCTCGCGGGATGCTGCGCATCCCGCTCAGGCGCACCCCTAGAGTACTTCTTCGCGAGGTGCTGCGCACCCCGCTCAGGCGCACCCCGCTCAGGCGCTGGTGCTGATCGAGTTGGCGGGGGCTTCGGGGGTTTCGGCGGCGGCCTGCTGCGCGACGTAGCGGGCGATGTTGCGATCGATCGACGACAGCGCGTTGGTCTGGCCGCGGGTGCGCTCCTCCGGCGCGATTTCCTGCAAACGGGCCTGCACTTTCTCAAGTCCGGGAGGAACGGCCTTCGGGCCCTGCGCCTCGGCAGATTTTGCCGGTGCCGGCTTTTCCTGCCCTGCGCCGGGGGCCGCCGGCGGCGTGAAAGCTTCCTTGCCGCGGGCCGTGGCGGCCGGGCGGGCAAAGTTCTGGGCGACTTGCGGGAGGCTGGTCGACGTTACCTTCATTACGGACTCCTTGGCATTGACGCGGGATGTGCCCGCGGATGCAGCAATATCCGTGCCGAAATTCCGGGCCGGGCGCCAGGGCGCCGGCCCGGGGCCGTCAACGCAGGCGGATCACCGGATAGGCCGCCAGCGGCGCATGCTGCCAGCGGCGGATGGCGTCGGCGACGGCCGCGGTGCAGCGTGCGGCGATCCGGCGGATCGGGCTGTCGCCGCAGCACGGGCGGGCGGCGACCACCGCCGGGCGCAGCGCGGAGACCACCACGCGCGGGCTGCCGGCGAGGCGCAGGCGCTGGCCAGGGAGCAGCAGGTAGTCGCCAGCGGCGCCGGCGGCGGTAATCCACAGTTCGCCCTCGAGGCAATCGACGACGAAGCCGTGGCTGTGCTCGAGCGCCAGCAGCTCGCGGCCGGCGAGGGTGTAGCGGGTCGGGTTGGCGTTCGCGTTCATGCTATCCTCCATGCGTGGTTCGCATTCAACTTTCCGTACGGCGGTGCCGTGATGCCAATCTAGTTGGCTTTGTGTGCCGCAACAAACGGAAAAACCGCATGCCATACATGAGGAAACCGCATGGATGAGCGCATCGATCAAGGCGCCCGGGAACGGCTGCGCCGGCTGCCGTCGCTGGATCCGCTGAAAGGCTTCGAGGCGGCGGCGCGGCACCTGAGCTTCACGCGCGCAGCCGACGAGCTGCACCTGACGCAGTCGGCGGTCAGCCGGCAGATCCAGACGCTGGAGGAGCAGCTCGGCGTGCGCCTGTTCCAGCGCGAGGTGCGCCGGCTGCGGCTGACGCCCGAGGGCGAGACGCTGCTGCGCGTCGTCGGCGAGCTGCTGGAGCGGCTGGCCGACGTCTGCGCCGGCCTGCGCGCCGCGCAGCGCCGGCCGCAGGTGCAGATCACCGCCGCCGTCGGCATCGCCTCGCTGTGGCTGGTACCGCGGCTGGCCGCCTTCCAGGAGGCGCAGCCCGACGTCGACGTGCGCATCTCGGCCGACAACCGCGTCGTCGATCTCGAGCGCGAGGGTTTCGACGTCGGCCTGCGCTACCTCGCCGGCGACGACGTGCCGGCCGAGGCGACGCTGCTGTTCGAGGAGGAGGTGTTCCCGGTGGCCTCGCCGCAGCTCGCGGCGACCCTGCCCAAGCACGTCAGCGCCGACGACTTCTCGCGCATCGTGCTGCTCGCCTACGACGACGACCGCGCCGCGCCGTGGCTGTCGTGGGAGCCGTGGCTGCTCGGCCTCGGTCTGGCCGGCGCGCGGCCGAAGGCGGTGCTGCGCTTCAATCAGTACGACCAGCTGATCCGCGCCGCCGAGGAGGGGCAGGGCGTCGCCCTCGGGCGCGGCCCGCTGGTCGCGCGCGCGATCGCCGACGGCCGGCTGAAGCCGCTGGCGGTGCGCCGCGAGAAGCTGCCGGCGCGCGGCTATTACCTGGTGCGCACGAAGGGCGCCATGCGCCCCGAGGTCGAGCGCTTCGTCGCCTGGCTGCAGGACGAGGCGGAGAAGACGGTGCGCAGCATGGGCGGGGGCGCGCTCAGTCCGCCTGCGCGGCGAGCGTGAAGCCGGCGCCGCCGTCCTCGGCGAGCGCCTCGGCCAGCCAGGGAAGCGTTTCGCGCAGCGTTTTCTCCAGCGTCCACGGCGGGTTGATCACGAACATGCCGCTGCCGGGCATGCCGAACACGCCCGGCGGCTGCCGGCGCACGGTCAGCGTCGCGTCCAGCCACGGCCTGCCGGCGGCCGCCGCCAGCGCCTTCAGCTTCTCCGGCAGCGCCTTCGCCTCGGGCTTGGCGAGGATCGGGTACCACACCGCGTAGGTGCCGGTGGCGAAGCGCTTCAGCGCCTCCTCGATCGTCTTCACGACGTTGCGGTAGTCGCCTGCGGTCTCGTAGGACGGGTCGATCAGCGCCAGCGCGCGCTTGGGCGGCGGCGGCAGCAGCCCCTTCAGCCCGGCCAGCCCGTCGCCGTGCGTGACCATCACCTGGCGGCCGCCGTCGCGGAAGTTGTCGGCGAGCGTCCGGATGTCGGTCGTGTGCAGCTCGAACAGGCGCAGCTTGTCCTCCGGCCGCAGCAGCTTCCAGGCGATCCACGGCGAGCCGGGGTAGGCGTTGAGCGCGCCGTCGGCGTTGCGCGCGTTGAGCGGGCGCACCGTGTCGACGTAGGCGGCGACCGCCGGCGGCAGGTCGGCGCGGCCCCACAGGCGGGAGATGCCGCCCTCGTGCTCGGCGAGCTTGGTGGCGTGCCCGGCGTCGAGCGCGTAGAGGCCGGCGCCGGCGTGCGTGTCGATCACCCAGAAAGGCTTCTCCTTCTGCTTCAGGTAGTCGATCAGTTGCACCAGCACGAGGTGCTTGAGGACATCGGCATGGTTGCCGGCGTGGAAGGCGTGGCGGTAGCTGAGCATAGGCGGCTTCGGTTGGTTGGCGTCGGGCGGGGGGGCCTCCCTCCCCTTCAAGGGGAGGGTTGGGGTGGGGATGGGGGGCTGGAAGCGGTCGCCGGCACCGTCCCCCATCCCCCTCCCGGCCTCCCCCTTGAAGGGGGAGGAGGGGCATCTGTCCGGCGCAGGTCGCCGATTATAAAGGCTCGCCGCCCCGACTCCGGGTAAACTGGCCGCCCCGCCTTTCGCTGCCCGCCGCCATGACCCCGCGCCAGCTGTTCCTGATCGTCTTCATCGAGGGCTTCTGTTCGCTCGGCGCCGAGGTGCTGGCGCTGCGCCAGCTGATCCCGCACGTCGGTAGCAGCATCGTCGTCACCGCGCCGACGATCGGCTTCTTCCTGCTCGCGCTGGCGCTCGGCTACGCCTCGGGCGGGCGCATCGCCGCCGACTTCTCGCGGGTGGTCGCGCGCAATTTCCTGATCTCCGCCTTCCTCGCCGCGGTCGGGCTGGCCGGCAACACCGTGGACGCGATCTTCGCCCACCTGCCGCCGCCGGTCTTCGCCTACGCCGTGTTCATCGGCGGCGTGCTCTGCCCGCTGGCCTGGCTGCTCGGGCAGACCGTGCCGGCGCTGACCAACCTGATGCGCCACGAGCGCGCCGGCGAGAAGGCCGGCTTCGCGCTCTACTGGTCCACGCTCGGCTCCTTCCTCGGTTCGGTCAGCCTGTCGCTCGTGGTGATGCAGTGGCTCGGCGTCAGCGCCGCGGTGGTGCTGGTAGCGCTGCTGCTGTTCGCCGGCGTCGTGCTGCTGCAGGGGATGCGGCCGCGCGCGCTGGCGCTGGTCGCTGCCGGCGTCGCCGCCACCTTCGCCGCCAACCAGCGGCTGTGGGTGGTCGGCGAGACCGCCTACGCGAGCTACGCGGTCGAGCCGGTGAAGCTCGCCGAGGCGGTCGACGCGCGCGCCTTCAAGGTCAACAACTCGGTCTCGTCGCTGATCGACGAAAGCTCGCCGCCGCTGTACGCCCGCTACATCCGCCGCATGCGGCAGATCCTGCTCGACGAGCTGGCCTTCAGCGGCCGCGAGGTGCTGGTGCTGGGCGCCGGCGGCTTCACGCTGTCGCACGACGAGCCGAAGAACCGCTACACCTACGTCGACATCGACCCGGCGATCCGCGAACTGGCCGAGCGGCACTTCCTGAAGGGGACGGCGAACGGCGAGTTCGTCGCCGACGACGCGCGCCGCTACGTGAAAGCGACCGAACGCCGCTTCGACGCGGTGGTGGTCGACGTCTACACCGCGCGCATGTCGATCCCGGCGCACCTGGTGACGCGCGAATTCTGGGAGACCAGCAAGCGCGCGCTGAAGCCCGACGGCGTCATGCTCGCCAACCTGATCCTCGACGGCCGGCTGGCGACGCCGTACGCGCGCAACCTGCTGGCGACGATCGAGTCGGTCTACGGCCGCTGCGGCGTCGACGTGCTGCACCGCGGGCAGGCGGCGAGCAACGTCGTCGTCGCCTGCTACAACGGCCCGGCTCCGGCGCGCGCCGCGATCTACCGCGACGAGCACAACCCGGCGGACACCGACGTGATCCGCGCCCACTGAACCGGAACCCGCGATGAAGAAACCCGCCGCCCCCCGCCCCGAACGCCTCGCCGCCGGGCTGATCGAAAGCATCGACTTCCACGGCCTCGCCGCGTTGCGCCTGCGCGTGCCGAGCGGCGCCAGCGCCGTGGTCAGCGCCTTCGGCGCGCAGGTGCTGTCGTGGACCACCGCCGACGGCCGCGAGCGGCTGTTCCTCTCCGAGCGCGCGGTCTTCGACGGCAGCGCGCCGATCCGCGGCGGCGTCCCCGTCTGCTTCCCGCAGTTCGCCGGCCTCGGCCCGCTGCCCAAGCACGGTTTCGCGCGCACCCGGACCTGGAGCGAAAGCGGCCGCTCGACCGGCAAGGACTACGCGATGGTCTCCTTCGCGCTGGAGGACGACGCCGCGACGCGCAGGCTGTGGCCGCACGCCTTCCGCGCGGAGATCACCGTGAACCTCGAAAACAACCGGCTCGACGTCGAACTGGGCGTGGACAACACCGGCGACGCGCCGCTGGCGTTTACCGCCGCGCTGCACAGCTACCTGCGCGTCACCGAGGTCGAGGACAGCTATCTGGAAGGCCTCTACGGCCACGAATACCGTGACGCCGCGCGCGGCGACCGCATCGTCAAGGACACCGGCACCCGGCTCGGCTTCGAGGGCGAAACCGACCGCGTCTACCACGGCGTCAGGCGGCCGCTGCTGGTGAACGCCGGCAACCTCAGCCTGGGCCTCGACCAGGAAGGCTTCCCCGACGTCGTCGTCTGGAACCCGTGGGTCGAGCGCTGCGCCGCGCTCGCCGACATGGCGCCGTCCGGCTGGCGGCACCTGCTCTGCGTCGAAGCCGCCGCAGTCCGTGTCCCGGTGACGCTGGCGGCCGGCGAGGGCTGGTCGGGGCGGCAGTCGCTGGTGCCGGTCTGACGGCAGCGCCGAACCAAGCGCCTGCCGCGGACTCTCAATCGGTAGTGAGTGTCCGGGGGCGGTGCCACCAAGCGCCTGCCTGACATCCGCATCCCCCGTCATTCCGGCGGACGCCGGAATGACGGGAGGCCGGACGCTCCGCCACCGGAGGGCTGCGCCATGAAGACCGACAACCCCGCCAGCTGCGCCGTCGAATCTGCCGCCGCCGGCAGCCGCCGCGATCTCCCCGGGCAGGTCGTCCTCGTGCTGCAGGGCGGCGGCGCGCTCGGCGCCTTCCAGGTCGGCGTCTACGAAGCGATGCATGAAGCCGGCATCGAGCCGGACTGGGTGGTCGGCACCTCGATCGGCGCCATCAACGGCGCCATCATCGCCGGCAACGCGCCGGGCGAGCGCCTGCCGCGGCTGCGCGAGTTCTGGGCGCGCGCAGCCGGCGGCGCGACCTCCGCGCCGTTCGCCGCCCTCGACCCCGGTGGCGTCTTTTCGCGGCTCGGCACGCTGCTGCACGGCATTCCCGGCTTCTTCGCGCCCAACCCGGAGAGCTGGCTC from Azospira restricta includes these protein-coding regions:
- a CDS encoding serine/threonine protein kinase; this encodes MEHPYATLTPDRVLDAIEAAGLAPDGRLLALNSFENRVYQVGIEDGPPLIAKFYRPGRWPDAAILEEHAFLAELAAEEIPVVPPLPFADGSTLAHHGPFRLALFPRRGGRAPELGDAATREWMGRFLGRIHVVGRRRAFAARPALDIASFGEEPRDWLVEHGALPPELFAAWKGTIDIALDGVRHAFARAGDVTTLRLHGDCHLGNVLWTDDGPHFVDFDDSRMGPAVQDLWMLLSGERLEMQAQLQDVLAGYEDFCEFDRRELHLVEALRTLRLIHYAAWIARRWDDPAFPAAFPWFGTAHYWQSRILELKEQIAAMDEPPLVA
- a CDS encoding DUF3301 domain-containing protein codes for the protein MPTFELLSIAVLGLLCWFWLDSLKAREAGIREARAACAEEDLQLLDDTVAGRGLRLARDDAGRLRLQRTYAFEYSDTGDNRRQGSVTLLGHDVVMVRLRAQLTLVGEGRHEQH
- a CDS encoding MazG-like family protein, whose translation is MNSIEALREALLRFRDERDWQQFHSLRNLIVSLNLEAGELLELLQWKSDAEIAALPADAAGREALADECADVFLYLLLIADTAGIDLLDAAAAKLAKNGEKYPVEKAFGSRAKYDRL
- a CDS encoding DUF2917 domain-containing protein; this encodes MNANANPTRYTLAGRELLALEHSHGFVVDCLEGELWITAAGAAGDYLLLPGQRLRLAGSPRVVVSALRPAVVAARPCCGDSPIRRIAARCTAAVADAIRRWQHAPLAAYPVIRLR
- a CDS encoding LysR substrate-binding domain-containing protein yields the protein MDERIDQGARERLRRLPSLDPLKGFEAAARHLSFTRAADELHLTQSAVSRQIQTLEEQLGVRLFQREVRRLRLTPEGETLLRVVGELLERLADVCAGLRAAQRRPQVQITAAVGIASLWLVPRLAAFQEAQPDVDVRISADNRVVDLEREGFDVGLRYLAGDDVPAEATLLFEEEVFPVASPQLAATLPKHVSADDFSRIVLLAYDDDRAAPWLSWEPWLLGLGLAGARPKAVLRFNQYDQLIRAAEEGQGVALGRGPLVARAIADGRLKPLAVRREKLPARGYYLVRTKGAMRPEVERFVAWLQDEAEKTVRSMGGGALSPPARRA
- a CDS encoding 23S rRNA (adenine(2030)-N(6))-methyltransferase RlmJ translates to MLSYRHAFHAGNHADVLKHLVLVQLIDYLKQKEKPFWVIDTHAGAGLYALDAGHATKLAEHEGGISRLWGRADLPPAVAAYVDTVRPLNARNADGALNAYPGSPWIAWKLLRPEDKLRLFELHTTDIRTLADNFRDGGRQVMVTHGDGLAGLKGLLPPPPKRALALIDPSYETAGDYRNVVKTIEEALKRFATGTYAVWYPILAKPEAKALPEKLKALAAAAGRPWLDATLTVRRQPPGVFGMPGSGMFVINPPWTLEKTLRETLPWLAEALAEDGGAGFTLAAQAD
- a CDS encoding fused MFS/spermidine synthase, with the protein product MTPRQLFLIVFIEGFCSLGAEVLALRQLIPHVGSSIVVTAPTIGFFLLALALGYASGGRIAADFSRVVARNFLISAFLAAVGLAGNTVDAIFAHLPPPVFAYAVFIGGVLCPLAWLLGQTVPALTNLMRHERAGEKAGFALYWSTLGSFLGSVSLSLVVMQWLGVSAAVVLVALLLFAGVVLLQGMRPRALALVAAGVAATFAANQRLWVVGETAYASYAVEPVKLAEAVDARAFKVNNSVSSLIDESSPPLYARYIRRMRQILLDELAFSGREVLVLGAGGFTLSHDEPKNRYTYVDIDPAIRELAERHFLKGTANGEFVADDARRYVKATERRFDAVVVDVYTARMSIPAHLVTREFWETSKRALKPDGVMLANLILDGRLATPYARNLLATIESVYGRCGVDVLHRGQAASNVVVACYNGPAPARAAIYRDEHNPADTDVIRAH
- a CDS encoding D-hexose-6-phosphate mutarotase → MKKPAAPRPERLAAGLIESIDFHGLAALRLRVPSGASAVVSAFGAQVLSWTTADGRERLFLSERAVFDGSAPIRGGVPVCFPQFAGLGPLPKHGFARTRTWSESGRSTGKDYAMVSFALEDDAATRRLWPHAFRAEITVNLENNRLDVELGVDNTGDAPLAFTAALHSYLRVTEVEDSYLEGLYGHEYRDAARGDRIVKDTGTRLGFEGETDRVYHGVRRPLLVNAGNLSLGLDQEGFPDVVVWNPWVERCAALADMAPSGWRHLLCVEAAAVRVPVTLAAGEGWSGRQSLVPV